A single Tenacibaculum sp. Bg11-29 DNA region contains:
- a CDS encoding S9 family peptidase, which produces MKKIVLLFIGISTLLQAQKKDVSLEDIWRKGTFRADYMNSLNSMNGDYYSLLNNKEGSSSVDKYDYKTLEKVATIVDSKDLNELKTFQSYSFNSDETKLILGTNFKSIFRHSFLGTFYMYDIASKTLRLIGEDIQRPTFSPDSKRVAYAKDNNLFIRDFSSNSLVQVTTDGEKNKIINGITDWVYEEEFGFVKAFEWSKNGSNLAFLRFDESAVKTFSMDVYGKEKYPTQEVFKYPKAGEDNAKVTLHVYSLATNGTAKIIFGDYEYIPRINWTKDDNVLAVRTLNRHQNDLKMYFINAKTYDTSLILNETDKAYVEVNDDLTFLNDNSFIWTSEKDGFNHIYHYNKKGELINQVTKGNWEVTSYYGFDADKKTVYYQSVENGSINRGVYSISLKGENKKVLSNPLGTNSASFSRNMHYFINTFSDASTPTVYSLRNDAGNVLKTVKDNAALKEVVAKYNLSKKEFSTININGNDLNMYTIKPVNFDSNKKYPVLMYQYSGPGSQNVKNSWNGANDYWHQMLAQDGYIVVCVDGRGTGFKGRDFKKVTYMNLVKLETEDQIAVAKKLADLSYVDAKRIGIWGWSFGGHMSTNCLLKGNDIFATAIAVAPVTTWRFYDSIYTERYMRTPEENPTGYDENSPLNYPELLKGKYLLIHGTGDDNVHVQNAYRMAEALIQANKQFEWGMYPDRNHGIYGGNTRLHLYTKMTNFIKNNL; this is translated from the coding sequence ATGAAAAAAATAGTACTACTTTTTATAGGGATATCTACGCTTTTACAAGCACAAAAAAAAGATGTTTCTTTAGAAGATATATGGAGAAAAGGCACATTTAGAGCTGATTACATGAACTCTTTAAATTCAATGAATGGAGATTATTATTCATTATTGAATAATAAAGAAGGTAGCTCTTCTGTTGATAAATACGATTATAAAACTTTAGAAAAAGTTGCAACAATTGTAGATAGTAAAGATTTAAACGAGTTAAAAACGTTTCAATCATATAGTTTTAATAGTGATGAAACGAAGTTAATTTTAGGAACTAACTTTAAGTCAATATTTCGTCATTCTTTTTTAGGAACATTCTATATGTATGACATTGCTTCAAAAACATTAAGGCTAATAGGAGAAGACATTCAAAGACCCACTTTTTCGCCAGATAGTAAAAGAGTAGCATACGCAAAAGATAATAATCTATTTATAAGAGATTTTTCAAGTAATTCACTTGTTCAAGTAACAACTGATGGAGAAAAGAATAAAATTATAAATGGTATTACTGATTGGGTTTACGAAGAAGAATTTGGTTTTGTAAAAGCTTTTGAGTGGAGTAAAAATGGTAGTAATCTTGCTTTTTTACGTTTTGATGAAAGTGCAGTAAAAACATTTTCGATGGATGTGTATGGTAAAGAGAAATATCCAACACAAGAAGTTTTTAAGTATCCGAAAGCAGGAGAAGATAATGCTAAGGTTACTTTACATGTGTATTCTTTAGCAACAAACGGAACAGCAAAAATTATTTTTGGAGACTACGAATATATACCAAGAATTAATTGGACAAAAGATGATAATGTTTTAGCAGTACGTACTTTAAATCGTCATCAAAATGATTTAAAGATGTATTTTATCAATGCTAAAACATATGATACTTCATTAATATTAAATGAAACAGATAAAGCTTATGTAGAGGTAAATGATGATTTAACTTTTTTAAATGATAATAGTTTTATTTGGACAAGTGAAAAAGATGGTTTCAATCACATTTATCATTACAATAAAAAAGGGGAATTGATTAATCAAGTTACAAAAGGTAATTGGGAGGTAACTTCTTATTATGGTTTTGATGCTGATAAAAAAACAGTTTACTATCAATCGGTAGAAAATGGATCAATAAATAGAGGTGTTTATAGTATTTCTTTAAAAGGAGAGAATAAAAAAGTTTTAAGTAATCCTTTAGGAACAAATAGTGCGTCATTTAGTAGAAACATGCATTATTTTATAAATACATTTTCTGATGCATCTACTCCAACAGTGTATTCTTTAAGAAATGATGCAGGAAATGTTTTAAAAACGGTAAAAGATAATGCTGCTTTAAAAGAAGTGGTAGCGAAGTATAATTTAAGTAAAAAAGAGTTTTCTACTATTAATATAAACGGAAACGACTTAAATATGTATACTATTAAGCCTGTTAACTTCGATTCGAATAAAAAATACCCAGTATTAATGTACCAGTACTCTGGTCCAGGATCACAGAATGTAAAGAATAGTTGGAACGGAGCAAATGATTACTGGCATCAAATGTTAGCACAAGACGGTTATATTGTTGTTTGTGTTGATGGTAGAGGTACAGGATTTAAAGGAAGAGACTTTAAAAAAGTTACTTACATGAACTTGGTAAAGCTTGAAACTGAAGATCAAATAGCAGTTGCAAAGAAACTAGCTGATTTATCTTATGTAGACGCAAAGAGAATTGGTATTTGGGGATGGTCTTTTGGAGGACATATGAGTACTAACTGTTTACTAAAAGGGAATGATATTTTTGCAACAGCAATAGCAGTAGCTCCTGTTACAACTTGGCGTTTTTATGATAGTATTTATACTGAACGTTATATGAGAACTCCAGAAGAAAATCCAACAGGGTATGATGAAAATTCACCATTAAACTATCCAGAGTTATTAAAAGGGAAGTATTTGTTGATTCATGGAACGGGAGATGATAATGTACATGTACAGAATGCTTATAGAATGGCAGAAGCTTTAATACAAGCAAATAAACAATTTGAATGGGGAATGTATCCTGATAGAAATCACGGAATTTATGGTGGTAATACTCGTTTACATTTATATACAAAAATGACGAATTTCATTAAAAATAATTTATAA